A single window of Desulfomonilaceae bacterium DNA harbors:
- a CDS encoding TIGR04282 family arsenosugar biosynthesis glycosyltransferase has protein sequence MLNRLIVFTKYPIPGRVKTRLVPLLGSEASAKLHRILTELTIYKAVSAKASSDFDIETHFCEGAYGLMRQWLGPSFRYRRQIQGDLGQKMLYAFKVAFDEGCKKVVLIGSDIPGLTPQILSQAFQALDDHDAVIGPAIDGGYYLIGTAGFHPTLFHNISWSAFDVFEETVHRLSSLALKTKIAPVLSDLDRPSDFFKLEALSLFGNMYFDKNDFRDHTDSE, from the coding sequence ATGTTAAACAGATTAATTGTCTTCACCAAATATCCTATTCCTGGGCGCGTCAAGACCCGGCTTGTCCCATTGCTGGGAAGTGAGGCGTCGGCGAAACTTCACCGAATTCTGACCGAATTGACCATTTATAAAGCCGTTTCAGCAAAGGCATCGTCCGACTTCGATATCGAAACGCATTTTTGTGAAGGCGCCTATGGATTGATGCGCCAATGGTTGGGGCCTTCTTTTAGGTATCGGAGACAAATACAGGGTGATCTCGGACAAAAAATGCTCTACGCGTTTAAGGTCGCTTTTGATGAAGGCTGCAAGAAAGTGGTGCTTATTGGAAGTGACATTCCTGGTTTGACTCCTCAAATTTTGTCTCAGGCGTTTCAAGCCCTGGATGATCATGATGCCGTAATTGGGCCGGCAATTGACGGTGGATATTATCTTATCGGAACTGCCGGCTTTCACCCTACGTTGTTTCATAACATTTCATGGAGCGCGTTTGACGTTTTTGAAGAAACAGTTCATAGACTGTCCTCTTTGGCGTTAAAAACAAAAATTGCTCCTGTACTTTCTGATCTGGATCGACCTTCAGACTTTTTCAAGCTAGAAGCGCTTTCCTTATTTGGGAATATGTACTTTGACAAAAATGATTTCCGTGATCATACCGACTCTGAATGA
- the gap gene encoding type I glyceraldehyde-3-phosphate dehydrogenase encodes MSVRIAINGFGRIGRTVMRSALANPKIEVVAVNDRMEPKLMAFLFKRDSVHGPYPGEVSFTDKLIKVDNKEVKALKITDDLLNLPWAELKIDVVMECTGIFRDKEKAIKHIQAGAKKVIVSAPGKNIDGTFVIGVNDNAYDTSKHDIISNASCTTNCLAPLVKVLNDEFGVERGMMNTIHSYTMDQSLLDTVHKDFRRARAAAINMIPSTTGAAVAIGLVIPELAGKLDGLSIRVPTPNVSLVDLTAILKKKTTILGVNSAMKKAAEGPLKGILAYIDEPLVSSDFINSPYSSLFDSLSTMMVGENMVKVLSWYDNESGYSTRMTDLAAFIGGKLK; translated from the coding sequence ATGTCAGTAAGAATTGCAATCAATGGTTTTGGCCGAATTGGCCGAACAGTAATGAGAAGCGCTTTAGCCAATCCGAAAATTGAGGTCGTAGCTGTAAACGACAGGATGGAACCAAAGCTGATGGCGTTTTTATTCAAACGAGATTCAGTGCATGGGCCATATCCAGGAGAGGTGTCTTTCACTGATAAATTAATCAAAGTTGATAATAAAGAAGTAAAAGCCCTTAAAATAACGGACGATCTGCTAAACCTTCCCTGGGCTGAACTCAAGATTGACGTAGTTATGGAGTGCACAGGAATATTTAGAGATAAGGAAAAAGCTATCAAACACATACAGGCGGGAGCTAAGAAAGTCATAGTTTCGGCGCCGGGTAAAAATATCGATGGCACGTTTGTCATAGGGGTTAACGACAACGCTTATGACACATCTAAACATGACATTATTTCTAACGCCTCGTGCACGACAAATTGTCTGGCGCCTCTGGTAAAAGTTTTAAACGATGAATTCGGCGTTGAGAGGGGTATGATGAACACGATCCATTCCTACACTATGGATCAAAGCCTGTTAGACACAGTTCATAAGGATTTCCGCCGAGCTAGGGCCGCTGCGATAAACATGATACCAAGCACTACAGGAGCTGCGGTGGCTATAGGATTAGTTATTCCGGAACTCGCGGGAAAACTCGACGGCCTTTCTATTCGAGTTCCTACTCCCAATGTTTCGTTGGTTGACTTAACTGCCATTCTCAAGAAAAAAACCACGATACTAGGTGTCAACTCTGCTATGAAAAAGGCCGCCGAGGGACCTTTAAAGGGAATCCTGGCCTATATCGATGAGCCCCTGGTAAGTTCAGATTTTATTAACAGCCCGTATTCATCACTATTTGATTCACTGTCCACAATGATGGTCGGGGAGAATATGGTCAAGGTTCTGTCGTGGTACGATAACGAGTCGGGATATTCGACCAGGATGACGGATTTAGCGGCGTTCATCGGTGGGAAATTGAAATAG
- the rimM gene encoding ribosome maturation factor RimM (Essential for efficient processing of 16S rRNA) yields the protein MIDRLIVVGKALKPVGLKGEFKIYPYTETPDIFKDFPFLFFEEKRFEVATIRKHQNLIVASLKDVQTLDGAKKLTGKIVKTSSRFFPPKEEDEFFWFELIGLSVFNTQGARLGEVKSLVRTSAHDVLEIYTGKKELLIPFIDEIVKTIDVEQSQIIIDLLDGMNPDD from the coding sequence ATGATTGATCGATTAATCGTTGTAGGTAAGGCCCTAAAACCTGTTGGGTTAAAAGGCGAGTTTAAGATATATCCATATACGGAAACTCCGGATATTTTCAAGGATTTTCCTTTTCTTTTTTTTGAAGAGAAACGTTTCGAAGTCGCTACAATACGAAAACACCAAAATTTGATAGTGGCTTCTCTTAAAGATGTCCAAACTCTTGACGGAGCTAAAAAACTAACAGGCAAAATTGTAAAAACTTCATCGCGATTTTTTCCACCAAAAGAAGAAGACGAATTTTTCTGGTTTGAACTAATAGGATTATCTGTTTTCAACACACAAGGCGCTCGATTGGGTGAAGTAAAATCTTTGGTTCGAACATCGGCGCATGATGTTCTTGAAATTTACACCGGCAAGAAGGAGTTACTAATCCCGTTCATTGACGAAATAGTCAAAACGATTGACGTGGAACAATCTCAAATAATAATAGATCTCTTAGATGGAATGAACCCAGATGATTAA
- a CDS encoding transcription termination factor Rho codes for MGEKKDRKQKKEKTLENWTIKELREEALKVPNIQGIHGMNKQEIIDFLRVEKGLPAPENKKMPEGIRVFKEKVGQLRSKRDGERSEGASRNRLDILRRKISKMKKKTRGN; via the coding sequence ATGGGTGAGAAAAAAGACCGAAAGCAAAAAAAAGAGAAAACCCTTGAAAATTGGACTATTAAAGAACTGCGCGAGGAAGCTTTAAAGGTTCCAAATATTCAGGGCATTCATGGAATGAATAAACAGGAAATCATAGATTTTCTAAGAGTTGAAAAAGGGCTTCCTGCTCCTGAAAATAAAAAGATGCCTGAAGGCATAAGAGTTTTTAAGGAAAAGGTCGGACAATTGCGTTCGAAACGCGATGGGGAGAGGAGTGAAGGAGCTTCCAGAAATCGACTGGATATTTTGAGACGCAAAATATCGAAAATGAAAAAGAAAACTCGCGGCAATTAG
- the rplS gene encoding 50S ribosomal protein L19 — protein MNILDQIQKEQIRMDIPDFRPGDTVKVHVRIVEGNRERIQVFEGVVIGISRKGSGSSFTVRKVSYGIGVERVFPHDSPLIDKVELVTRGRVRRSKIYYIRKLRGKAARIKEKMANL, from the coding sequence ATGAATATCTTGGATCAAATTCAAAAAGAACAAATTCGCATGGATATCCCGGATTTTAGACCAGGAGACACTGTAAAGGTCCATGTCAGAATCGTTGAAGGTAACCGTGAACGAATACAGGTGTTTGAAGGTGTGGTGATAGGAATTAGCAGAAAGGGCTCCGGTTCAAGTTTTACGGTTCGGAAAGTGTCATATGGCATTGGTGTGGAAAGAGTTTTCCCCCATGATTCCCCTTTAATCGACAAGGTGGAATTGGTAACCCGGGGTAGGGTAAGACGTTCGAAAATTTACTACATCAGAAAGCTTAGAGGCAAGGCAGCGAGAATCAAGGAAAAAATGGCTAATCTTTGA
- a CDS encoding cysteine synthase family protein, translating into MSILNLIGNTPLVEIQKPDGSNGVRIFGKLEGNNPGGSIKDRIAVYMIRKAEELGLITKDKIILEPTSGNTGIGLSMVAACKGYRCLLTLPGCVSHERRNTLRAFGAELEITESCESTDGAIRRARQIYESDPDKYFMPNQFENPYNWEAHYMTTGVEILEQTRNEVDVFVAGMGTTGTLMGVSRRLKEVNPEIKVIGVEPVEGHAIQGLKNMSEAIVPKIYDPRRIDATVRVNDEQAYNTTRWLALTQGIFVGMSAGAAVYGAVQTAKDMVSGTIVCILPDRGDRYLSTTLFKSICAKCPP; encoded by the coding sequence ATGAGCATTCTCAATCTCATAGGGAACACGCCATTAGTAGAGATTCAAAAGCCAGACGGCTCAAATGGAGTGAGAATTTTCGGGAAACTGGAAGGAAATAACCCTGGCGGCTCCATAAAAGACAGAATTGCCGTCTATATGATCCGTAAGGCGGAGGAACTAGGATTAATTACCAAAGACAAAATCATACTGGAACCGACTTCGGGAAACACAGGAATCGGATTATCAATGGTTGCGGCGTGTAAAGGCTATCGATGCCTTCTTACATTACCAGGGTGTGTTAGCCATGAACGAAGAAACACCTTGAGAGCGTTTGGAGCGGAACTCGAAATAACCGAGTCGTGCGAAAGCACGGATGGAGCTATCCGTCGGGCGCGGCAAATTTACGAGTCGGATCCAGACAAATATTTTATGCCAAATCAATTCGAGAACCCTTATAACTGGGAAGCCCATTATATGACAACGGGAGTAGAAATTCTCGAACAGACCAGAAACGAAGTTGATGTCTTTGTGGCTGGAATGGGGACTACTGGAACTCTCATGGGAGTGTCGAGGCGCCTCAAGGAAGTGAATCCTGAAATAAAAGTGATAGGAGTCGAACCGGTTGAAGGCCATGCGATTCAAGGACTGAAAAACATGTCGGAAGCTATTGTTCCGAAAATTTATGATCCGAGACGCATCGATGCAACAGTAAGGGTAAACGATGAGCAAGCGTACAATACCACGCGCTGGCTTGCTCTTACCCAGGGAATTTTTGTTGGAATGAGCGCCGGCGCTGCGGTCTATGGAGCGGTTCAAACAGCCAAAGACATGGTTAGCGGAACGATCGTTTGTATTTTACCGGACAGAGGGGATAGGTACCTTAGCACGACATTGTTTAAATCAATTTGCGCAAAATGCCCCCCTTAA
- the trmD gene encoding tRNA (guanosine(37)-N1)-methyltransferase TrmD produces MINIRVLTIFPNIFDSFLTYGNPARASQMGLADIQAIDLRQFADDPRRTTDDYPYGGGIGMVMKPEPIVKGIRSVQDVNRETSVILLTPHGKRLSQQRVEELSQRANLLLVCGRYEGIDERVRYFVNEEISVGDYVLSGGETAAMVLIDSIIRMIPGVLGSDSRIGGESFYDGLLEYPQYTRPREFEGFEVPSVLLEGHHEKIRLWRRKMSILKTITYRPDLMKTLTVDDEMKKLMQEIETESLIGLE; encoded by the coding sequence ATGATTAACATCCGGGTGTTGACAATTTTCCCGAATATTTTTGACTCATTTTTGACGTACGGAAATCCTGCCCGGGCGTCACAGATGGGCTTGGCTGACATACAAGCCATTGATCTCAGACAATTTGCGGATGACCCCAGAAGAACAACTGATGACTACCCTTATGGTGGTGGTATCGGTATGGTGATGAAACCTGAGCCAATTGTAAAAGGCATACGAAGTGTTCAGGACGTTAACAGGGAAACAAGTGTCATTCTGTTAACACCACATGGTAAGCGACTTAGCCAGCAAAGAGTTGAAGAACTGTCACAAAGGGCAAATTTACTGCTGGTTTGCGGCCGGTATGAGGGAATTGACGAAAGAGTCAGGTACTTTGTGAACGAAGAAATCTCTGTAGGAGATTATGTCTTGTCCGGCGGTGAAACTGCGGCTATGGTATTGATCGACTCGATAATCAGAATGATTCCAGGAGTACTGGGATCCGACAGCCGAATCGGTGGAGAGTCTTTTTATGACGGACTGTTGGAATATCCTCAATATACGAGACCCAGAGAATTTGAAGGTTTTGAAGTGCCTAGTGTGCTTCTGGAGGGACATCACGAAAAGATTCGTCTCTGGAGACGAAAAATGTCAATATTGAAAACAATAACATACCGACCGGACTTGATGAAAACCCTAACGGTCGACGATGAAATGAAAAAACTAATGCAGGAAATTGAAACAGAATCGCTGATTGGATTGGAGTAA
- the rpsP gene encoding 30S ribosomal protein S16, translated as MAVKIRLSRHGSKKRPFYRIVVTDSIYPRDGRFLDTLGTYDPRNKVNGINLKKEAIEDWVKKGAQLSDTVKKLLKTASQTAPAQ; from the coding sequence ATGGCTGTTAAAATCAGATTGTCGCGACACGGTTCAAAGAAACGTCCATTCTACCGAATTGTTGTTACAGACTCAATTTATCCGCGGGACGGTCGTTTCCTAGATACCTTGGGAACGTACGATCCTAGAAACAAAGTTAACGGAATTAACCTGAAAAAAGAAGCTATAGAAGACTGGGTTAAAAAAGGCGCTCAACTCAGCGACACGGTAAAAAAGCTATTGAAAACGGCCAGTCAAACAGCTCCTGCGCAGTAA
- a CDS encoding KH domain-containing protein — MKELIEFVAKTLVDQPDEVSVSEREVEMGLVLELKVAPADLGRIIGKHGRTAKAMRTVLSSASTKRKQKVSLEIME; from the coding sequence ATGAAAGAACTTATAGAATTCGTAGCGAAAACCCTGGTTGACCAACCCGATGAAGTGAGCGTTTCTGAAAGAGAAGTAGAAATGGGCTTGGTCCTCGAACTGAAAGTCGCGCCGGCTGATCTGGGAAGGATAATTGGAAAACACGGACGGACTGCTAAAGCGATGAGGACTGTGCTTAGTTCAGCTTCGACAAAGAGAAAACAGAAAGTTTCACTAGAAATCATGGAATAA
- a CDS encoding ribonuclease HII, with the protein MPPDYKYELQAQESGVNLVAGIDEAGRGPLAGPVVAAAVILGANSAIQGLNDSKLLTPNQREKLFTEIKKEARAINVSIVTVETIDRINILQATKLAMSRAVQGLAPQPELLLIDGPINLHIKIPQIPIIKGDQLSLSIAAASVIAKVTRDRIMEELHNRFPQYRFDRNKGYGTKEHVSAIRKHGPCIEHRKYFGVVKMFFQEELFGN; encoded by the coding sequence ATGCCGCCTGATTACAAGTATGAACTGCAAGCTCAAGAATCAGGCGTCAATTTGGTGGCTGGTATAGATGAAGCCGGCCGTGGTCCACTGGCAGGTCCAGTGGTAGCGGCCGCTGTAATTCTAGGGGCGAACTCAGCCATTCAAGGTCTTAACGATTCCAAACTGCTCACCCCCAACCAGCGCGAAAAACTGTTCACTGAAATAAAGAAAGAAGCCCGGGCGATCAATGTCAGCATTGTCACAGTCGAGACAATAGATAGAATAAATATTCTTCAGGCCACCAAATTGGCTATGAGCAGGGCCGTCCAGGGTCTTGCGCCTCAACCGGAACTATTGTTGATCGATGGACCTATAAATCTCCACATCAAAATTCCGCAGATACCTATTATAAAAGGCGATCAATTATCTTTGTCCATTGCAGCCGCCAGTGTTATCGCAAAGGTGACACGTGACAGAATCATGGAGGAATTACACAACAGGTTTCCTCAATACCGGTTCGATAGGAACAAGGGATATGGAACCAAAGAACACGTTTCGGCTATCAGGAAACACGGCCCATGTATAGAACACAGAAAATATTTTGGGGTGGTAAAAATGTTTTTCCAGGAAGAGCTTTTCGGAAACTAG
- the tatA gene encoding twin-arginine translocase TatA/TatE family subunit, giving the protein MAGLGMPELLIILIIVVLVFGAKRIPEIMGGIGKGIKTFKKGLETDEAPPSTPANPASFSDSSKDKAEPK; this is encoded by the coding sequence ATGGCTGGATTAGGAATGCCTGAGTTACTCATCATCTTGATTATTGTCGTCCTGGTTTTTGGCGCAAAGAGAATCCCAGAAATCATGGGAGGAATAGGAAAAGGAATTAAAACCTTTAAGAAAGGCCTCGAAACTGATGAGGCGCCCCCATCTACCCCGGCTAACCCTGCTTCGTTTTCGGACTCTTCCAAAGACAAGGCTGAGCCAAAATAA
- a CDS encoding TIGR04283 family arsenosugar biosynthesis glycosyltransferase — protein sequence MISVIIPTLNEASTLENCLKSVGTRSDFEKIVVDGGSYDSTLDIAQNYDCLVLVTESSRARQMNLGALRASGEILLFLHADTTLPDKWSEAVLEILREDRIVCGAFALSISENLRGLYLIELASNFRSRVLNMPYGDQAFFMTKQSFNMIGGFPDQPIMEDFEFIRRLGKQGKIRISALSVKTSGRRWKKLGLLRTTLINQIVIAAYSFGFSPNKLRKLYDKWA from the coding sequence ATGATTTCCGTGATCATACCGACTCTGAATGAAGCTAGTACGCTTGAAAATTGTCTGAAGAGCGTAGGGACGCGTTCCGATTTTGAAAAGATTGTGGTTGATGGTGGCAGTTACGACTCAACCTTGGATATCGCACAAAATTATGATTGTTTGGTGTTGGTTACGGAATCCAGCCGCGCCCGACAGATGAATCTCGGCGCGCTCAGGGCATCAGGAGAAATTTTGTTATTTCTCCATGCTGACACTACCTTGCCTGACAAATGGTCCGAGGCTGTTTTGGAAATATTACGTGAAGATAGAATAGTCTGCGGCGCTTTTGCCTTGTCCATATCAGAAAATCTCAGAGGCCTTTATTTAATTGAATTGGCCTCAAATTTCAGATCTCGAGTTCTGAACATGCCTTACGGGGATCAAGCTTTTTTCATGACCAAACAATCTTTTAATATGATTGGAGGTTTTCCTGATCAGCCGATTATGGAAGATTTTGAGTTCATTCGTAGATTAGGGAAACAAGGGAAGATTCGAATTTCAGCATTATCCGTCAAGACATCAGGCCGGCGCTGGAAAAAGCTGGGTCTACTAAGAACCACATTAATTAATCAGATCGTCATAGCGGCCTATTCTTTCGGGTTTTCTCCAAACAAATTGAGAAAACTTTATGACAAGTGGGCGTGA
- a CDS encoding AsmA-like C-terminal domain-containing protein, which produces MNKTQKENVKTLPNRSSFLVKILLGLTASFALLILCFSVFVFLFLNSSYSDKYLKYYIESRTGKKIICQDFSLSWPTFQNINILLKDLRVYEAERNITVFQAKEMDCELDLGSLFLGRLLLNKASAIQPVLFLKPESDAENNILMEKDQIFNILGLQLEIKNLQIHQATIVNLSHAGIPARREEILFNKLDAKFSSVSLSQVDAFEIKGQANESRSQGEFEIKGRFSQSTTEHLDNSKFFNAKFSDCPLKPFLMIFRQLGLNIPITGANLSFAADADFNSGKWLFKGVSIISGGFLQSNELVKSRVSIEKIGSRFSGELSDESIRLDLQEVNLPGAVASLTILIKNRLNTNPKIELSIKRAEIYLDRISAFIPLSLFPAPERDRIKKADLKGHIQIVNSYWSNDLNSLRNGNLYSEDMSVDAVLDGVSGFIPGFSSPIREASGFMRLNAKEVLFKGITLFLGNSQVVINGWISNLKTKPAVDLFVASHAYASDIRDVLLNRPFSQRFESIVKNIQDPLGSAVINMDVKGLLSNPSLKGRISLEDLQFKVDGLPVPIKKVVGDVRFRGSKINLSGLKGFIGDSPFEFRGGLSQTEWNLNFDFKLGAGDVRKFGLFPNGWNISGSCPITVGLKGSPSNLNFNGAIDLTPTKITFESFLRKKIGIPANVEFSGTKNSGGISIEEAYLVSEAGRISARGFFKDDGKVMVTINLPPKGIPTSALIPFSDPILDLHSGGRIEGDFSLRKEKNQEPIIEANINFSHITLRLPRFRKITEGLTGAYQRRSRFSNVTVERSRTGSSLISGSFSIAEPDNPKLKFLIDSEFLDTTDFTAPPGEINSISWQEWIRTNPLIRFLARSKLSGNVHVAKGKTELRTFDDFRADMEGTSGLIKVSKWQMNLADGVLRGNANFDIQPQTLIPLKINFHGEKLKFDRIFISDPQRVKVDGDMNVQGNMEWKIRPVSDNHGVYKTGVMDVVLTNGIIYRFEILSKIFSLINLGSLVRGRIPDIIGQGLPYQKITWKTQIFDNKWQFKDLKLFSDAAKVDASGMYFSDQNRIDFKILVSPLVGLDAIVSGLFGNLITKDGKILTTTFRVRGLYSSPDIRLEPFENLKMEN; this is translated from the coding sequence ATGAACAAGACCCAGAAAGAAAACGTAAAAACACTACCGAATAGATCTTCTTTTTTGGTTAAAATATTGTTGGGTCTTACAGCGTCTTTCGCTCTCCTCATTTTGTGTTTCTCAGTCTTTGTTTTTCTTTTCCTGAACAGTAGTTACTCCGATAAGTATTTGAAATATTACATAGAATCTAGAACTGGCAAAAAGATTATATGTCAGGACTTTTCCCTGTCTTGGCCCACCTTCCAGAATATCAATATCTTATTGAAAGATTTGAGGGTCTATGAAGCTGAGCGGAACATTACTGTGTTCCAGGCTAAAGAAATGGATTGTGAACTGGATTTAGGCTCACTTTTCCTGGGTAGATTATTGTTAAACAAGGCTTCAGCCATTCAACCAGTGTTATTTTTAAAACCAGAGTCCGATGCTGAAAATAACATTTTGATGGAGAAGGACCAGATCTTTAACATTCTTGGATTACAACTGGAAATCAAGAACTTGCAGATTCATCAGGCAACTATTGTGAACCTGAGTCATGCAGGGATTCCGGCACGGAGAGAAGAAATTCTTTTCAACAAACTAGACGCAAAATTCTCTAGCGTCAGTTTGTCGCAGGTCGACGCCTTTGAAATAAAAGGACAGGCAAATGAATCACGTTCACAAGGCGAATTCGAAATTAAGGGAAGATTCTCCCAGTCAACAACTGAACATCTGGATAACTCGAAGTTTTTCAACGCTAAATTTTCGGATTGCCCTCTTAAACCATTCCTGATGATTTTCAGGCAGTTAGGTCTTAACATACCGATAACGGGTGCAAATTTAAGCTTTGCCGCGGATGCCGATTTTAACTCCGGGAAATGGCTTTTTAAAGGCGTTTCAATAATTTCGGGTGGTTTTTTACAATCTAATGAGCTTGTAAAATCTCGTGTATCAATAGAAAAAATAGGGTCTAGATTTTCTGGAGAACTTTCTGATGAATCTATAAGGCTGGATTTACAGGAGGTCAATTTGCCGGGGGCTGTGGCTTCTCTAACAATTTTAATAAAGAACCGGCTCAACACTAATCCAAAGATCGAATTATCTATTAAGAGGGCAGAGATCTATCTTGATCGCATCTCCGCTTTTATACCACTCAGTTTGTTTCCCGCGCCGGAAAGAGATCGTATCAAAAAGGCCGATTTAAAGGGTCATATTCAAATAGTAAATTCATATTGGAGCAATGATCTCAACTCTTTACGGAATGGGAACCTTTATTCAGAAGACATGTCGGTTGACGCAGTGCTCGATGGTGTTTCCGGATTTATCCCAGGATTTTCATCTCCAATTAGAGAAGCAAGCGGGTTTATGCGCTTGAACGCAAAAGAAGTTCTTTTCAAAGGCATAACATTATTCCTAGGAAATTCTCAGGTTGTTATAAATGGTTGGATTTCAAATTTGAAAACAAAACCTGCGGTCGATTTGTTTGTTGCTTCTCACGCTTACGCGTCCGACATTCGTGATGTTCTGCTTAATAGGCCTTTTTCACAAAGATTCGAGTCAATTGTTAAGAATATTCAGGATCCGCTGGGTTCAGCGGTAATAAACATGGATGTGAAAGGGCTACTGTCAAATCCTTCTTTAAAAGGTCGAATAAGTTTGGAGGATCTACAGTTCAAAGTTGATGGCTTACCTGTTCCGATAAAAAAAGTCGTCGGGGATGTGCGCTTTAGAGGATCGAAGATAAATTTGTCCGGTCTTAAAGGATTTATCGGTGACAGTCCTTTTGAATTCAGAGGAGGACTTTCACAAACAGAGTGGAACCTTAATTTCGACTTTAAACTCGGAGCTGGAGACGTTCGCAAATTCGGACTGTTTCCCAATGGTTGGAACATTTCCGGTTCTTGTCCAATTACGGTCGGTCTTAAAGGTAGTCCTTCGAACTTAAATTTTAATGGAGCCATAGATCTCACTCCAACAAAGATAACATTTGAATCATTTCTTCGAAAAAAAATCGGGATCCCGGCTAACGTCGAATTCTCCGGAACCAAAAACTCAGGAGGTATTTCTATAGAAGAGGCTTATCTTGTCTCTGAGGCGGGCCGTATTTCAGCAAGAGGCTTCTTCAAGGATGACGGCAAGGTGATGGTGACCATCAATCTTCCTCCCAAAGGAATTCCTACGTCAGCGCTAATTCCGTTCTCTGATCCAATTTTGGATTTACACAGCGGAGGCAGGATAGAAGGAGATTTTTCTTTAAGAAAAGAGAAAAATCAGGAACCAATTATCGAGGCTAATATTAACTTCAGCCACATAACTCTTCGATTGCCCCGATTTAGAAAAATCACGGAAGGATTAACTGGCGCATATCAACGTAGATCAAGATTTTCAAATGTTACTGTTGAACGGTCTCGAACTGGAAGCTCACTAATTTCAGGCTCATTTTCCATCGCTGAACCGGATAACCCTAAATTGAAATTTTTAATCGACTCAGAATTCCTCGATACTACTGATTTCACCGCCCCGCCGGGGGAAATAAACTCGATTTCCTGGCAGGAATGGATTCGAACCAATCCATTGATCAGATTTCTCGCGAGGTCCAAGCTTTCCGGCAACGTGCACGTCGCAAAGGGAAAGACAGAGCTTCGAACTTTTGATGATTTCCGAGCTGATATGGAGGGGACATCGGGCTTGATAAAAGTTTCTAAATGGCAAATGAATCTTGCGGATGGTGTTTTACGAGGAAACGCTAATTTTGATATCCAACCCCAGACATTGATTCCTTTAAAAATAAATTTTCATGGGGAAAAATTAAAGTTTGACAGGATTTTTATATCTGATCCGCAAAGGGTAAAAGTAGATGGAGATATGAATGTTCAGGGAAACATGGAATGGAAAATCCGACCTGTGTCGGACAATCATGGCGTATATAAAACCGGGGTGATGGATGTAGTTTTAACAAATGGAATAATTTATAGATTTGAAATTCTTTCCAAGATCTTCTCGTTGATCAATCTGGGGTCTCTTGTCAGGGGACGAATTCCAGATATTATCGGGCAAGGTTTGCCATACCAGAAAATAACCTGGAAAACACAAATTTTTGATAACAAATGGCAATTCAAGGATTTAAAGTTATTTTCGGACGCTGCCAAGGTGGATGCTTCAGGCATGTACTTTAGTGATCAAAATCGAATAGACTTCAAAATATTAGTGTCTCCACTTGTGGGATTGGATGCGATCGTGTCGGGATTGTTTGGCAATTTGATAACAAAAGACGGAAAAATATTAACGACTACTTTTCGAGTCAGAGGCCTATACAGTAGTCCTGATATCAGACTGGAGCCCTTCGAAAATCTCAAAATGGAAAACTAG